The following proteins are co-located in the Nonlabens ponticola genome:
- the rplV gene encoding 50S ribosomal protein L22, giving the protein MGVRKKQSAERLKEERRNIAFAKLNNCPTSPRKMRLVADVIRGKKVEDALNILKFSSKEAARRLDKLVLSAVANWQAKNEEGDVADAGLFIKEIRVDGGTMLKRLRPAPQGRAHRIRKRSNHVTLVLGESNQQNS; this is encoded by the coding sequence ATGGGAGTTCGTAAGAAACAATCAGCAGAACGCTTGAAGGAAGAGAGAAGAAACATAGCTTTTGCTAAGTTGAATAATTGTCCTACATCTCCTCGCAAGATGAGATTAGTTGCCGATGTTATTCGCGGTAAAAAAGTAGAAGATGCTTTGAACATCCTTAAATTCTCTTCTAAGGAAGCAGCGAGAAGATTAGATAAACTTGTACTTAGTGCAGTAGCTAACTGGCAGGCAAAAAATGAAGAAGGAGATGTTGCAGATGCTGGTTTATTTATTAAAGAAATTAGAGTAGACGGTGGTACAATGTTGAAGAGGTTGCGTCCAGCACCTCAAGGACGTGCGCACCGTATTAGAAAAAGATCAAATCACGTTACTCTTGTTTTAGGAGAGTCTAACCAACAGAATAGCTAA
- the rplE gene encoding 50S ribosomal protein L5, which yields MSYIPRLKTEYKERVMDSLKDEFGYSNVMEIPKLEKIVLSRGVGAAVADKKLIDYAIEELTAITGQKAVATMSKKDVASFKLRKGMPIGAKVTLRGERMYEFLDRLVTVALPRVRDFQGIKATGFDGRGNYNLGIVEQIIFPEINIDKVNKISGMDITFVTNAETDKEAKSLLTELGLPFKKN from the coding sequence ATGTCGTATATACCAAGACTAAAGACGGAATATAAAGAACGAGTAATGGATTCATTAAAGGATGAATTCGGTTATTCTAATGTAATGGAAATACCAAAGCTTGAGAAAATAGTCTTGAGTCGAGGTGTTGGTGCTGCTGTTGCTGATAAGAAGTTGATTGATTATGCAATCGAAGAGCTTACAGCAATCACTGGTCAAAAAGCCGTGGCAACGATGTCCAAAAAGGACGTTGCTTCATTTAAGCTACGTAAGGGTATGCCTATCGGCGCTAAGGTTACATTGAGAGGTGAAAGAATGTATGAATTTCTTGATCGTCTAGTAACTGTCGCCTTACCTCGCGTACGTGATTTTCAAGGTATTAAGGCTACTGGTTTTGATGGTAGAGGAAATTACAACTTAGGTATTGTAGAGCAAATTATTTTTCCTGAGATAAACATCGATAAGGTCAATAAGATATCGGGAATGGATATTACGTTCGTAACCAATGCTGAAACAGATAAAGAGGCTAAGTCCTTGTTAACGGAACTTGGTTTACCATTTAAAAAGAATTAG
- the rpmC gene encoding 50S ribosomal protein L29, which translates to MKQSEVKGYSQAELSDKLAESQRAYTDLKRTHVVSPLENPSQITKLRKTIARLKTAINNS; encoded by the coding sequence ATGAAACAATCAGAAGTAAAGGGTTACTCTCAAGCAGAACTGTCAGATAAGTTGGCAGAGTCTCAAAGAGCTTATACAGATCTTAAAAGAACACACGTTGTGTCGCCACTTGAGAATCCTTCACAAATAACAAAGTTGAGAAAGACTATTGCTCGTTTGAAAACAGCGATCAATAATTCATAA
- the rplP gene encoding 50S ribosomal protein L16 — protein MLQPRKTKFRKQQKGRMKGDSGRGNQLAYGTFGIKSLDSEFINSRQIEAARIAATRFMKREGSLWIKIFPDKPITKKPLEVRMGKGKGAVEYWAAVVKPGRILFEVSGVPLATAQEALRLAAQKLPVKTKFIVARDYQE, from the coding sequence ATGTTACAACCTAGAAAAACTAAATTTAGAAAGCAGCAAAAGGGTCGCATGAAAGGTGATTCTGGTAGAGGTAATCAGCTAGCTTACGGAACTTTTGGAATCAAATCATTGGATTCTGAGTTTATTAATTCACGTCAGATCGAGGCGGCTCGTATTGCTGCTACTCGTTTCATGAAGCGTGAAGGCTCATTGTGGATCAAAATATTTCCAGACAAACCTATTACTAAGAAGCCACTTGAAGTACGTATGGGTAAAGGTAAAGGTGCTGTGGAATATTGGGCAGCTGTAGTTAAGCCGGGTAGAATATTGTTTGAAGTTTCTGGTGTGCCTTTGGCGACCGCTCAAGAAGCTTTGCGTCTAGCAGCTCAAAAACTACCAGTTAAAACAAAATTCATTGTCGCACGCGACTATCAAGAGTAA
- the rplF gene encoding 50S ribosomal protein L6: MSRIGNNPVSIPSGVKVNVTDSEIKVEGKLGTLTQSYSDVSIEVEEDQLVVTRPSDSKDHRAKHGLYRSLLQNMVLGVSEGWTKQLELVGVGYRASNQGQKLDLALGFSHNIVLDIAPEVKVETISEKGKNPVVKLTSFDKQLVGQVAAKIRGFRKPEPYKGKGVKFVGEILRRKAGKSA, from the coding sequence ATGTCTAGAATAGGAAATAATCCGGTATCAATTCCTTCAGGAGTTAAGGTAAATGTTACCGATTCAGAAATCAAGGTAGAAGGTAAGTTGGGAACACTTACACAATCTTACTCAGATGTTTCTATCGAGGTAGAGGAAGATCAATTAGTTGTTACTCGTCCATCTGATTCTAAAGATCACAGAGCCAAGCATGGTCTTTATAGATCATTGCTTCAGAACATGGTTCTAGGAGTGTCAGAAGGATGGACTAAGCAGTTAGAGCTTGTTGGGGTAGGATACCGTGCCTCAAACCAAGGTCAAAAATTAGATTTGGCATTAGGGTTTTCTCATAACATCGTTTTAGATATTGCGCCTGAAGTAAAGGTGGAAACGATAAGCGAAAAAGGAAAAAACCCAGTTGTTAAGTTAACTTCATTTGACAAGCAGCTTGTTGGACAAGTCGCTGCAAAGATTAGAGGCTTCCGCAAGCCAGAACCTTACAAAGGAAAAGGTGTGAAGTTTGTCGGTGAGATATTAAGAAGAAAAGCTGGTAAATCAGCATAA
- the rpsS gene encoding 30S ribosomal protein S19, producing MARSLKKGPYVFHKLESKVAQNVESGKKTVIKTWSRASMITPDFVGQTIAVHNGRQFVPVYVTENMVGHKLGEFSPTRSYRGHAAAKNKGKK from the coding sequence ATGGCTCGTTCATTAAAAAAAGGACCTTATGTATTTCATAAGTTGGAATCTAAGGTGGCTCAAAATGTTGAGTCAGGTAAGAAAACGGTAATAAAAACATGGTCTCGTGCATCTATGATTACGCCAGATTTTGTTGGTCAGACGATTGCAGTTCATAATGGACGACAATTCGTTCCTGTATATGTAACTGAAAACATGGTAGGTCATAAACTTGGTGAATTTTCACCAACTAGATCTTATCGTGGACATGCAGCCGCTAAAAATAAAGGAAAGAAATAA
- the rpsC gene encoding 30S ribosomal protein S3 has product MGQKTNPIGNRLGIIRGWESNWYGGNDYGDKLAEDDKIRRYIHARLSKASVSRVIIERTLKLVTITITTARPGIIIGKGGQEVDRLKEELKKITSKDVQINIHEIKRPELDAHLVGASVARQIENRISYRRAIKMAIAAAMRMNAEGIKIQISGRLNGAEMARSESYKDGRIPLSTFRADIDYALVEAHTTYGRIGVKVWIMKGEVYGKRELSPLAGLAKSKGKQSGAPSRGGNRRRRK; this is encoded by the coding sequence ATGGGACAAAAGACAAATCCAATAGGAAATCGATTAGGTATTATCAGAGGTTGGGAATCTAACTGGTACGGTGGTAACGACTATGGTGATAAACTTGCCGAGGATGATAAGATACGCAGATATATTCATGCACGTCTTTCCAAGGCTAGTGTTTCCAGAGTCATCATTGAACGTACTCTTAAACTCGTAACTATTACTATTACTACCGCAAGACCAGGTATTATTATTGGTAAAGGTGGTCAAGAAGTAGATAGACTTAAAGAAGAGCTCAAAAAAATTACGAGTAAAGATGTTCAGATCAATATTCATGAGATCAAACGTCCGGAACTTGATGCTCACCTAGTTGGTGCTAGTGTTGCGCGTCAGATTGAGAATCGTATATCTTACAGACGTGCGATCAAGATGGCCATCGCCGCTGCGATGCGAATGAATGCAGAAGGAATCAAAATCCAAATTTCTGGTAGATTGAATGGTGCTGAGATGGCAAGATCTGAATCTTACAAAGATGGAAGAATTCCTCTTTCAACTTTTAGAGCAGATATTGATTATGCATTGGTAGAGGCTCATACTACCTATGGTAGAATTGGCGTGAAAGTTTGGATAATGAAAGGTGAGGTTTATGGTAAAAGAGAATTGTCTCCTTTAGCTGGACTTGCAAAGAGTAAAGGTAAACAAAGTGGCGCTCCATCAAGAGGTGGTAATAGACGTCGTAGAAAATAA
- the secY gene encoding preprotein translocase subunit SecY, protein MKALDTLKNIWKIEELKDRIIMTFSLLLVYRFGAQVVLPFIDSTQLAGFKGNFEGGGIGTILNAFTGGAFANASVFALGIMPYISASIVVQLMGIAVPYLQKLQKEGESGRRKINQITRWLTIGICLIQAPSYLLSLGTLGVPESAYLLDNQTLILVIGTIILVTGCVFAMWLGEKITDRGIGNGISLLIMVGIIATLPQAFAQEVASRLNGVGGPFVIIIEIVIWLVVILACIMLVMAVRKIPVQYARRTATGGYEKNVFGSRQYIPLRLNASGVMPIIFAQAIMFVPQALGTLESDWAKSVATAFSDIFGFWYNLVFALLIIVFTYFYTAITVPTNKMADDLKRNGGFIPGIRPGTETADYLDRIMSQITLPGSIFLALVAIVPAFVSLMGVTQAWALFYGGTSMLIMVGVAIDTMQQINSYLLNRHYDGLIKTGKNRKAVA, encoded by the coding sequence ATGAAGGCACTAGACACCTTAAAAAATATTTGGAAGATAGAAGAGCTAAAGGATCGTATTATTATGACCTTTAGCTTATTGCTGGTTTATAGATTTGGTGCGCAAGTTGTACTTCCTTTTATAGATTCTACGCAATTAGCTGGTTTTAAAGGCAACTTTGAAGGTGGTGGTATCGGTACTATACTCAACGCTTTTACCGGTGGTGCATTTGCTAATGCATCAGTTTTCGCTCTTGGTATTATGCCTTACATTTCCGCTAGTATCGTTGTTCAGCTCATGGGTATTGCCGTACCGTATCTACAAAAACTTCAAAAAGAAGGAGAGTCTGGTCGCCGTAAGATTAATCAAATCACTAGATGGTTGACCATCGGGATTTGTTTAATTCAAGCTCCTAGTTATCTGTTAAGTCTAGGAACCCTTGGTGTTCCTGAATCAGCTTACTTATTGGACAATCAAACATTGATTTTGGTAATAGGTACCATTATTCTTGTAACAGGATGTGTATTTGCTATGTGGTTGGGTGAGAAGATTACAGATCGCGGTATCGGTAATGGTATATCATTGCTTATAATGGTCGGTATCATCGCCACGTTGCCTCAAGCTTTTGCTCAAGAGGTGGCTTCACGACTTAATGGTGTTGGTGGACCGTTCGTAATAATCATTGAAATCGTTATTTGGCTAGTTGTCATTCTTGCATGTATCATGTTAGTAATGGCTGTTAGAAAAATACCTGTCCAATACGCGCGTAGAACCGCTACCGGTGGCTACGAAAAGAATGTATTTGGTTCACGTCAATACATTCCACTGCGCTTGAATGCATCTGGTGTTATGCCTATCATTTTCGCACAGGCTATCATGTTTGTACCTCAAGCATTGGGAACACTTGAGTCTGATTGGGCGAAGAGTGTAGCAACTGCTTTTTCAGATATTTTCGGATTTTGGTACAATCTAGTTTTTGCCTTGTTAATTATTGTCTTTACTTATTTCTATACTGCGATCACGGTACCAACTAACAAAATGGCAGATGATCTCAAGAGAAATGGCGGTTTTATTCCAGGTATAAGACCTGGCACGGAAACTGCAGACTATCTTGATCGTATAATGTCACAGATTACATTACCGGGTTCCATATTTCTAGCACTCGTTGCTATTGTTCCTGCTTTCGTTAGCCTAATGGGTGTTACGCAGGCTTGGGCTTTGTTTTATGGAGGTACATCAATGTTGATTATGGTAGGTGTGGCTATTGACACTATGCAACAAATTAATTCATACCTGTTGAATCGTCATTACGATGGTTTGATTAAAACAGGTAAAAACAGAAAAGCAGTAGCATAA
- the rpsQ gene encoding 30S ribosomal protein S17 produces the protein MEERNLRKERIGVVRSNKMDKSIVVAEVKRQKHPMYGKFVLNTKKYVAHDEKNDCNEGDTVRIMETRPLSKTKNWRLVEILERAK, from the coding sequence ATGGAGGAAAGAAATTTAAGAAAAGAGCGTATCGGCGTGGTAAGAAGTAACAAGATGGATAAAAGCATCGTTGTTGCTGAAGTTAAGCGTCAAAAGCACCCTATGTACGGTAAGTTCGTTTTGAACACTAAAAAGTACGTAGCTCATGATGAGAAAAATGACTGCAATGAGGGTGATACCGTACGCATCATGGAGACTCGTCCGTTGAGTAAAACTAAGAATTGGAGATTAGTAGAAATTTTAGAAAGAGCTAAGTAA
- the rpsN gene encoding 30S ribosomal protein S14: MAKESMKARERKREALVEKYAEKRKALKEAGDYEALQKLPKNASPVRRHNRCKLTGRPKGYMRQFGISRVMFRQMANQGLIPGVKKASW; this comes from the coding sequence ATGGCAAAAGAATCAATGAAAGCGCGTGAGCGCAAAAGAGAGGCACTTGTAGAAAAGTATGCTGAAAAGCGCAAAGCTTTGAAAGAAGCTGGTGACTATGAAGCACTTCAGAAGCTTCCTAAGAATGCTAGTCCAGTTAGAAGACATAATAGATGTAAACTTACTGGCCGTCCTAAAGGTTACATGCGTCAGTTTGGAATATCACGTGTGATGTTCAGACAAATGGCTAATCAAGGTTTAATACCAGGTGTTAAAAAAGCTAGTTGGTAA
- the rpsH gene encoding 30S ribosomal protein S8, with amino-acid sequence MNTDPIADYLTRIRNAVRANHRVVEIPASKVKKEITKILFDQGYILSYKFVDSSAQDIIKIALKYDRDTKESVIKDIQRLSKPGLRKYAGSKELPRILNGLGIAIISTSRGVMTDKQARSENVGGEVLCYVY; translated from the coding sequence ATGAATACAGATCCAATAGCAGATTATTTAACAAGAATACGCAACGCTGTGCGTGCTAATCACCGCGTCGTTGAGATTCCTGCAAGTAAGGTTAAGAAAGAAATCACAAAGATTCTTTTTGATCAAGGTTACATTCTTAGCTATAAATTTGTTGATAGTTCTGCACAGGACATCATCAAGATTGCTTTGAAATATGACCGCGATACTAAGGAGTCAGTAATAAAAGATATTCAAAGACTATCAAAGCCAGGTTTGAGAAAGTACGCTGGATCAAAGGAGCTACCACGTATTTTGAACGGTTTGGGTATAGCTATAATATCTACATCTCGTGGTGTTATGACTGACAAGCAAGCTCGTTCTGAGAATGTAGGTGGTGAGGTCTTATGTTACGTATATTAA
- the rplR gene encoding 50S ribosomal protein L18, protein MAFSKSARRNKVRRRIRKVVSGTSARPRLSVYRSNKEIYVQVINDIDGVTIASASSRELKSDAPKKEVSKLVGQKVAEKAIAAGVTEVSFDRGGYLYHGRVSSLAEGAREGGLKF, encoded by the coding sequence ATGGCATTTTCAAAGTCCGCAAGAAGAAATAAAGTACGTCGTAGAATCAGAAAAGTCGTTTCTGGTACATCTGCAAGACCAAGACTTTCGGTTTATAGAAGTAATAAAGAGATTTACGTTCAGGTAATTAATGATATTGATGGTGTTACTATCGCTTCAGCTAGTTCAAGAGAGTTGAAGTCAGATGCTCCTAAGAAGGAAGTCTCAAAACTAGTAGGTCAAAAGGTGGCTGAAAAAGCTATCGCTGCTGGCGTTACTGAGGTATCTTTTGATCGTGGTGGTTATTTGTATCATGGTAGAGTATCTTCTTTAGCTGAAGGAGCTCGTGAAGGAGGCTTGAAATTTTAA
- the rplN gene encoding 50S ribosomal protein L14, producing MVQQESRLKVADNTGAKEVLCIRVLGGTKRRYASVGDKIVVSVKEVTPNGNIKKGAVSTAVVVRTRKEVRRADGSYIRFDDNACVLLNPTSDMRGTRVFGPVARELRDKQFMKIVSLAPEVL from the coding sequence ATGGTACAACAGGAATCAAGATTAAAAGTTGCTGATAATACTGGTGCCAAAGAAGTTCTTTGCATCCGTGTGTTAGGTGGTACTAAACGTCGTTATGCTTCAGTTGGAGATAAGATTGTTGTTTCTGTTAAGGAGGTAACTCCTAACGGAAACATTAAAAAAGGAGCTGTGTCAACCGCTGTAGTTGTTCGTACTCGTAAAGAAGTACGTCGTGCTGATGGTTCTTATATTAGATTTGATGATAATGCTTGTGTTTTATTGAATCCTACATCTGATATGAGAGGTACCCGTGTTTTTGGGCCAGTAGCTCGTGAGCTGCGTGATAAGCAATTCATGAAAATAGTTTCATTAGCACCTGAGGTGCTGTAG
- the rpsE gene encoding 30S ribosomal protein S5, with protein MYQKYKNVETVKPGGLDLKDRLVGVQRVTKVTKGGRAFGFSAIVVVGDENGVVGHGLGKSKEVSEAISKAVEDAKKNLVRIPLQKGSIPHEQKGKFGGARVLLLPASAGTGVIAGGPIRAVLEAVGVHDVLSKNQGSSNPHNVVKATFDALLQLRNAATVAKQRGVSIDKVFNG; from the coding sequence ATGTATCAAAAGTATAAAAACGTAGAAACTGTTAAGCCAGGTGGACTTGATCTTAAAGATCGTCTTGTAGGTGTACAACGTGTTACTAAGGTTACTAAAGGTGGTCGTGCATTTGGATTCTCTGCAATAGTAGTTGTAGGTGATGAGAATGGTGTAGTAGGTCATGGTTTAGGTAAGTCCAAAGAAGTCTCTGAGGCAATTTCTAAGGCCGTGGAAGATGCTAAGAAGAATCTAGTACGCATACCGCTACAAAAAGGAAGTATACCACACGAGCAAAAAGGTAAATTTGGTGGTGCCAGAGTACTATTGCTGCCTGCATCTGCTGGTACAGGAGTTATTGCTGGTGGACCAATTCGCGCGGTGCTTGAAGCTGTAGGAGTGCATGACGTACTGTCAAAAAACCAAGGTTCTTCAAATCCACATAATGTGGTAAAGGCTACATTTGATGCGTTATTGCAATTGAGAAATGCAGCTACCGTAGCAAAACAACGTGGAGTTTCTATTGACAAAGTATTTAACGGATAA
- the infA gene encoding translation initiation factor IF-1: MAKQSAIEQDGSIIEALSNAMFRVELENGHVVTAHISGKMRMHYIKLLPGDKVKLEMSPYDLTKARITYRY, encoded by the coding sequence ATGGCTAAACAATCCGCTATAGAGCAAGATGGATCCATTATTGAAGCACTCTCAAACGCAATGTTTAGAGTGGAGCTTGAAAATGGACATGTTGTCACAGCACACATATCTGGTAAAATGCGTATGCATTATATCAAACTATTACCAGGAGATAAAGTAAAATTAGAAATGAGTCCTTACGATTTGACGAAAGCAAGGATCACTTATAGATACTAA
- the rplX gene encoding 50S ribosomal protein L24, whose amino-acid sequence MGKYKIKSGDTVRVIAGANKGAEGKVQKIITDKSKAIVEGVNLVSKHEKPSATNPQGGIKEKEAALHISNLALIDGNGKSTRVGYDINDGKKVRVARSTKETI is encoded by the coding sequence ATGGGAAAGTATAAAATCAAATCTGGAGATACTGTGAGAGTTATTGCTGGTGCCAATAAAGGTGCTGAGGGTAAGGTTCAGAAAATTATCACAGATAAATCTAAAGCGATAGTTGAAGGTGTTAATCTTGTTTCTAAACATGAGAAGCCTAGTGCAACTAATCCACAAGGAGGAATTAAAGAGAAAGAGGCTGCATTGCATATCTCAAATCTTGCTCTAATTGATGGCAATGGTAAATCTACTCGTGTAGGTTATGACATCAACGATGGCAAGAAAGTGCGTGTCGCAAGATCTACTAAAGAAACAATATAG
- the rplO gene encoding 50S ribosomal protein L15: MSLENLKPAEGSVKKSAKIIGRGQGSGKGGTATRGHKGAKSRSGYSKKLGFEGGQMPLQRRVPKFGFTNINRKDYQGINLDTLQAYHAEGRLNETITIEDLISERLVGKNDLVKILGRGEVTSSLTITAHKFTASAKAAIEKAGGKAQTA, encoded by the coding sequence ATGAGTTTAGAAAATTTAAAACCTGCAGAAGGGTCAGTAAAAAAATCTGCCAAAATCATTGGCCGTGGTCAAGGATCAGGTAAAGGTGGTACTGCAACACGTGGACATAAAGGTGCCAAGTCAAGATCTGGTTATTCTAAAAAACTAGGTTTTGAAGGTGGTCAAATGCCTTTGCAACGTCGAGTACCTAAATTCGGTTTTACCAATATCAATCGTAAGGATTATCAAGGTATCAACCTAGATACTTTACAGGCATATCATGCTGAAGGAAGGTTGAATGAAACGATTACTATTGAAGACCTTATTAGTGAGAGATTAGTAGGTAAAAATGATCTTGTTAAGATTTTGGGTCGTGGTGAAGTAACTAGTTCACTTACCATTACAGCTCATAAGTTTACCGCTTCCGCGAAAGCTGCAATAGAAAAAGCAGGTGGCAAAGCACAAACTGCATAA
- the rpmD gene encoding 50S ribosomal protein L30, which produces MAKLHVKKVRSAINRTARQKKTLEALGLRKMNQVVEHDDSPAVMGMIAKVSHLISVEKA; this is translated from the coding sequence ATGGCAAAATTACACGTAAAGAAAGTTCGCAGTGCGATTAATCGCACAGCAAGACAAAAGAAAACATTAGAGGCGCTAGGTTTGCGTAAGATGAACCAAGTTGTAGAGCATGATGATTCTCCTGCTGTTATGGGAATGATTGCTAAGGTGTCTCACTTAATCTCTGTGGAGAAAGCATAA